Sequence from the Methanobrevibacter arboriphilus genome:
AATTACTAAAGGTAAACACTTTTGGCAAAGGGCAATTGGCTCAAGTTTGGTTGGTGATTTGGTTGATACTGTGATTTTCACTACCATTGCATTTATTGGTACAATTTCAACCTTCCAATTTGTGGGATTATTGTTAATTGCATATATTTCTAAAATCGTTGGTGAAACACTATTATTACCTGTGACTTATGGAGCTGTTAAGCTATGTGAAAAATTAATGATATCAGAAAAAGTGATGGAAAATGAATCAGAATCAGTTTAATTTTGAAATTAATGCTAAAATTCCAGGTGCATTAGGTAGAGCAGGTGTTATTCATACTCCTCATGGTGATATCCAAACACCTGCTTTTGTTGTTGTTGGCACATATTCTAAAGTTAGGTTCTTACCACCATATCAATTTAATAATATTGGTGCTCAAGCAATGATTAGCAATGGGTTTCACTTATCAAAAATCTCTAAAGACATTGAACAATATGGAGGATTGTCTAAATATTCAGAGTATAATTGTCCTACTATTACTGATAGTGGTGGATTCCAAATTATGTCATTTGGTAGTGGACTAGGTAAGGTTATCTCAATGGACAAGCGAAACATTGCTCGTGAACAATTTAAAGCAGAAAATAAAAATCGTTTGGCAAGAGTAACAGATGAGGGAGTATATTTCAAGACAAATGAAACCGCAGCTGAAAAGCTTTTCACCCCTGAATATTCAATGGAATTTCAACATAAAGTCGGCGCTGATATTATTATGGCATTCGATGAATTGACGAACATTGGTGATAGTAGAGAATATAATGAAAAAGCACTTAACCGTACCTATGAATGGGGAGTTCGGTGTTTACTTAAGCATCAAAAATTGACTGGTGAACATGCTGGAAAACCTTATCAGGCCCTTTTTGGTGTCCTTCAAGGAGCACATTATCAAGATTTACGAGAAAAAGCTGCTCGTGACTTAGGAGCATTAGATTTTGATGGATATGGTTTGGGAGGTGCCTTTGAAAAGGAACACCTATCCGATATTTTGTTTTGGTGTAATAGGATTTTACCAGAATCAAAACCACGCCATCTTTTGGGTCTTTCAAAACCAGATGATATTTTTGTGGGAGTGGAAAATGGATGTGACACATTTGATTGTGTGGCACCGACTCGTGAGGCACGGCATGGTAAAGTTTATACTCTTGATGGAGATATTAATCTCAGAAATGCAAAATTTAGAGGTGATTCTTCTACTTTGTTTGAGGGTTGTCAGTGCCCAACTTGCAAATCTTCTTACACAAGGGGAGAAATTCGTAAATTATTAAAAAATGAAGGTGGTTTAAAAACTTCAGAACAGATTATGGCAGATAAAAAACTTGCTATGGAGCTCATAACCACTCATAATGTCTATTTCATCATCAGACTCACCCATCAAATCCGTCAATCTATATTTAAGAAAAACTTTTTTGATTTTCGTGACGAGTGGTTAAAAAGGTATTATGAATAGTAAATTATAGTAATTATTTATTAAATAATGTAAACTTATCTTATTCCTATATTGTTGGAACTATGGAACTTATTGAGTGAAAAGATGAAAAAAATGAAAAATTACAAAGTAGCTATTGTAGGTGGAGGTCCAGCAGGAATGATAGCTGCAATATCAGCTGCCAAAGAAATTAAAACTCCTTACAAAGTTGTATTAATTGAAAAAAATGAGAAATTGGGTAAAAAACTACTTTTAACTGGTGGAGGAAGATGCAATATAACAAATCTTTCTCCAATAAAAAAATTAATAAATCAATTTAGAAAAGAAGATAAATTATTCCTTAAACATAGTATCTACAACTTAAATAATCATGATTTGTTAAATATATTTAGAAATAAAGGATTAGAATTTAAAGAAGAAGAAAACGGAAGATGTTTTCCAACAACTGAAGATTCAAACTCAGTTTTATCAATCTTAAAAGAATATTTAGAAGAATTGAATATTGAGGTTCTATTAAATTTTCATGTGAAATCTATAATTAAAAAAGAAAATGAAAGATTAAAAATAAAATTAAATGAAAAAGTAAATGAAACAATAGAAGAAAAAAACAATTTATTTCGCATTAGCACAAACAAAAAAGATATTTTCTGTGAAAAAGTAATATTAGCTACAGGAGGAAAAAGTTATCCTCATACAGGTTCAAATGGTGAAGGATATAACTTAGCTACTAAATTTGGACATTCTATATCCCAATTAATGCCAGGAGCAACACCATTAGAAATAAATGACCCTTATC
This genomic interval carries:
- the tgt gene encoding tRNA guanosine(34) transglycosylase Tgt, with translation MNQNQFNFEINAKIPGALGRAGVIHTPHGDIQTPAFVVVGTYSKVRFLPPYQFNNIGAQAMISNGFHLSKISKDIEQYGGLSKYSEYNCPTITDSGGFQIMSFGSGLGKVISMDKRNIAREQFKAENKNRLARVTDEGVYFKTNETAAEKLFTPEYSMEFQHKVGADIIMAFDELTNIGDSREYNEKALNRTYEWGVRCLLKHQKLTGEHAGKPYQALFGVLQGAHYQDLREKAARDLGALDFDGYGLGGAFEKEHLSDILFWCNRILPESKPRHLLGLSKPDDIFVGVENGCDTFDCVAPTREARHGKVYTLDGDINLRNAKFRGDSSTLFEGCQCPTCKSSYTRGEIRKLLKNEGGLKTSEQIMADKKLAMELITTHNVYFIIRLTHQIRQSIFKKNFFDFRDEWLKRYYE
- a CDS encoding NAD(P)/FAD-dependent oxidoreductase; amino-acid sequence: MKKMKNYKVAIVGGGPAGMIAAISAAKEIKTPYKVVLIEKNEKLGKKLLLTGGGRCNITNLSPIKKLINQFRKEDKLFLKHSIYNLNNHDLLNIFRNKGLEFKEEENGRCFPTTEDSNSVLSILKEYLEELNIEVLLNFHVKSIIKKENERLKIKLNEKVNETIEEKNNLFRISTNKKDIFCEKVILATGGKSYPHTGSNGEGYNLATKFGHSISQLMPGATPLEINDPYLNKLSGITLENVEISYKINNNQAIEKCKVVKVRGNILITHSGLSGPGILDISNHISLDNQCEYSKLTLNGVYIEIDLIPNINEEKLNEMIIKDSSTNGKTMIKNYLKIYLKNRFIDFFLNKSQVSGNKTLSNMTKKDKKAIINALKHFKVKINSMNKKASMITCGGVKINEINPKTMESKISGVNGLYFAGELLESYGPTGGYNLQIAFSTGYLAGKSAGESVIQ